The following proteins are co-located in the Heteronotia binoei isolate CCM8104 ecotype False Entrance Well chromosome 8, APGP_CSIRO_Hbin_v1, whole genome shotgun sequence genome:
- the LOC132576483 gene encoding protein mono-ADP-ribosyltransferase PARP12-like isoform X2, protein MLLDSIVRVEFIWYWLDGTGQWIEYGKKHSEHCAAAISSSDLEAAFLADRRGIVFFSAGSQLYELNFRDMVQRNLHYQTRRKVCRWPRLVFFGGEHTHGKGCCLESSPLPFHLFPSSWDHSALPDIGYKLLVVSSSTKEYNEIKELFEKSMEGFMIRRLLRNQNPSLWQKEQMRKKNGGRTVDERLLFHGTSASHLHDICGQNFDWRICGTHGTLYGKGSYFAKDASYSHQYCQPDTSFKTMFVARVLVGDYVQGNAAYLRPPPRSDQCNSFYDSCVNNLLEPSIFVIFEKHQIYPEYVIEYKQVSQCMVM, encoded by the exons ATGCTCTTGGATTCTATTGTCAGAGTAGAATTCATCTGGTATTGGCTGGATGGCACTGGCCAGTGGATTGAATATGGCAAAAAG CATTCAGAACACTGTGCTgctgcaatatcttcttctgactTGGAGGCTGCTTTTCTAGCTGATCGGAGAGGCATTGTATTCTTTAGTGCTGGTTCTCAGCTGTATGAACTCAACTTCCGAG ACATGGTCCAGAGAAACCTACACTATCAAACCCGGAGGAAGGTCTGCCGATGGCCCAGGCTTGTGTTTTTTGGAGGTGAACATACACATGGAAAGGG GTGTTGCTTGGAAtcctctcctcttcccttccaTTTATTTCCTTCAAGCTGGGACCATTCAGCACTGCCAGACATAGGCTATAAG CTGCTGGTGGTCTCCAGTTCTACTAAAGAATATAATGAAATCAAAGAACTATTTGAGAAGTCAATGGAAGGTTTTATGATCCGGAGGCTCCTAAGAAATCAGAACCCTTCTCTTTGGCAA AAAGAgcagatgagaaagaagaatggaGGGAGAACGGTAGATGAAAGGCTCCTGTTCCATGGTACCAGCGCATCTCACTTGCATGACATCTGCGGGCAGAACTTTGACTGGAGGATCTGTGGGACCCATGGGACATTATATGGAAAAG GAAGTTATTTCGCCAAGGATGCCAGTTACTCCCATCAGTACTGCCAGCCAGATACCAGCTTCAAGACAATGTTTGTAGCTAGAGTTCTAGTCGGAGACTATGTTCAAGGGAATGCAGCTTACCTTCGCCCTCCACCCAGATCTGACCAGTGCAACAGCTTTTACGACAGCTGCGTGAACAACCTTCTGGAGCCTTCCATTTTTGTCATCTTTGAAAAGCATCAGATTTACCCAGAGTATGTCATAGAATACAAGCAAGTATCCCAGTGCATGGTCATGTGA
- the LOC132576483 gene encoding protein mono-ADP-ribosyltransferase PARP12-like isoform X1, giving the protein MLLDSIVRVEFIWYWLDGTGQWIEYGKKHSEHCAAAISSSDLEAAFLADRRGIVFFSAGSQLYELNFRDMVQRNLHYQTRRKVCRWPRLVFFGGEHTHGKGCCLESSPLPFHLFPSSWDHSALPDIGYKLLVVSSSTKEYNEIKELFEKSMEGFMIRRLLRNQNPSLWQVFQWQKEQMRKKNGGRTVDERLLFHGTSASHLHDICGQNFDWRICGTHGTLYGKGSYFAKDASYSHQYCQPDTSFKTMFVARVLVGDYVQGNAAYLRPPPRSDQCNSFYDSCVNNLLEPSIFVIFEKHQIYPEYVIEYKQVSQCMVM; this is encoded by the exons ATGCTCTTGGATTCTATTGTCAGAGTAGAATTCATCTGGTATTGGCTGGATGGCACTGGCCAGTGGATTGAATATGGCAAAAAG CATTCAGAACACTGTGCTgctgcaatatcttcttctgactTGGAGGCTGCTTTTCTAGCTGATCGGAGAGGCATTGTATTCTTTAGTGCTGGTTCTCAGCTGTATGAACTCAACTTCCGAG ACATGGTCCAGAGAAACCTACACTATCAAACCCGGAGGAAGGTCTGCCGATGGCCCAGGCTTGTGTTTTTTGGAGGTGAACATACACATGGAAAGGG GTGTTGCTTGGAAtcctctcctcttcccttccaTTTATTTCCTTCAAGCTGGGACCATTCAGCACTGCCAGACATAGGCTATAAG CTGCTGGTGGTCTCCAGTTCTACTAAAGAATATAATGAAATCAAAGAACTATTTGAGAAGTCAATGGAAGGTTTTATGATCCGGAGGCTCCTAAGAAATCAGAACCCTTCTCTTTGGCAAGTGTTTCAGTG GCAGAAAGAgcagatgagaaagaagaatggaGGGAGAACGGTAGATGAAAGGCTCCTGTTCCATGGTACCAGCGCATCTCACTTGCATGACATCTGCGGGCAGAACTTTGACTGGAGGATCTGTGGGACCCATGGGACATTATATGGAAAAG GAAGTTATTTCGCCAAGGATGCCAGTTACTCCCATCAGTACTGCCAGCCAGATACCAGCTTCAAGACAATGTTTGTAGCTAGAGTTCTAGTCGGAGACTATGTTCAAGGGAATGCAGCTTACCTTCGCCCTCCACCCAGATCTGACCAGTGCAACAGCTTTTACGACAGCTGCGTGAACAACCTTCTGGAGCCTTCCATTTTTGTCATCTTTGAAAAGCATCAGATTTACCCAGAGTATGTCATAGAATACAAGCAAGTATCCCAGTGCATGGTCATGTGA